CTGGCCGATGACGTGGCGCAGGTTGGAGCCGTAGACCCGCAGGATCCCGGTGCGGACGATGTGCGTGCCCCAGATCAGCAGGGCCACGGCGGAGAGCAGATTGAGCAGGGTGAGCATTGCAGGCCCCCTGTGAAGACAGCGCCCCAGAGGGGCAAGTGGACGGTGCCGCGCGTTTTCTACGAGTTGTATTTAAGCTGTAGTCGGCTAACGGTCTGGGCGCCAGCATCGCACAGCCCAAGCGTCGATTGAAACAAAAGCGTCATGAAACCCGAACCAAGCCCCACCGCAAAAACGGTGGGAGCGAGCCTGCTCGCGATGGGGCCGTCAGGTTCGACCGTTGGGTCGGCCGACAGACCGCCATCGCGGGCAAACCCGCTCCCACAGGGTGTGGCGAATGACCTGGCGGGTTACTGGCCCGGCACGTCCTTGCGCAGTTTCACCGGCGCCTGCTGCTGTTTCTTGCGGGCGATCGCGCCGCGCATCTTGATGTTGATCGCTTCGACGGCCAGCGAGAACGCCATGGCGAAGTAGACGTAGCCTTTTGGCACATGCACGTCGAACGCTTCGGCGATCAGCACGGTGCCGACCACCAGCAGGAACGACAGCGCGAGCATCTTCAGCGACGGGTGCTTGTCGATGAACTCGCTGATCTTGCCCGAGGCCAGCATCATCACCAGCACGGCCACGACGATCGCGGCGACCATGACCGGCACGTGGGAGACCATGCCCACGGCGGTGATGACCGAGTCCAGGGAGAACACGATGTCGATGATCGCGATCTGGATGATCGTGTAGAAGAAATTGCCGCCCTTGCCCGAAGGCGCGTCGTCGCTTTCGTCTTCGCCCTCCAGCGCGTGGTACATCTCCTGGGAGCTTTTCCACAAAAGGAACAGGCCGCCGAAGAACAGGATCAGGTCGCGGCCGGAGATGCCCTGGCCGAACACCACGAACAGGTCGGCGGTCAGGCGCATGACCCAGGTGATCGACAGCAGCAGCAGGATCCGGGTGATCATGGCCAGGCCCAGGCCGAAGATGCGGGTGCGGGCCTGCATGTGCTTGGGCATGCGGCTGACCAGGATCGAAATCATGATGATGTTATCGATCCCCAGGACGATCTCCAGGGCGGTCAGGGTGAAGAAGGCAACCCAGATCTCAGGGTTGGTCAGCCATTCCATGTGTATTCCTTTGAGCGAGTGTTAAACCACGACGCCAGCATGGCGCTGGCGGCGTGGAGGTTTGATGCCGTTACAGCGTGCTGAACAGCGGGAACGTCCCCAACAGCAGCGCGGCCGCCAGTATGCACAGGCAGACCAGCACTGCCCACTTGAGCGTGAAGCGCTGGTGGTCGCCGAACTCGATCCCGGCCAGGGCCACCAGCAGGTAGGTGGACGGCACCAGCGGGCTGAGCAGGTGGACGGGCTGGCCGACGATCGAGGCACGGGCCATTTCCACCGCGGTGATGCCGTAATGGCTGGCCGCTTCGGACAGCACCGGCAGCACGCCGTAGTAGAACGCATCGTTCGACATGAAGAACGTGAACGGCATGCTCACCAGCGCCGTGATCACCGCCAGGTAAGGGCCCAGGAAATCGGGGATCACCGCCAGCAGGCTCTTGGACATGGCGTCGACCATGCCGGTGCCCGACAGGATACCGGTGAAGATGCCCGCCGCGAAGATCAGGCTGACCACTGACAGCACGCTGCCGGCGTGGGCCGCGACACGGTCCTTCTGCTGCTGCAGGCAAGGGTAGTTGACGATCATCGCGATGCTGAACGCCACCATGAACAGCACCGGCAGCGGCAGCAGGCCGGCGATCAGGGTGCACATCAGGGCCAGGGTCAGCAGGCCGTTGAACCAGATCAGCTTCGGACGGCGGGCGTCCGGGAACTGCGACACGCTGATTTCGCTGTGGTCGATCTCGTCGCCGACCAGGTGCAGCTCGCCCAGGCGCGCACGCTCACGCTTGCCGTAGAAGTAGGCGATGACCAGGATCGCCACCACGCCGGCGGCCATGGCCGGAATCATCGGCACGAAGATGTCCGACGGATCCACGTGCAGCGCACTGGCGGCACGGGCGGTCGGGCCGCCCCACGGGGTCATGTTCATCACGCCGCCGGCGAGGATGATCAGGCCGGCCATGATCCGCGGGCTCATGCCGATGCGGCTGTACAGCGGCAGCATGGCGGCCACGCAGATCATGTAGGTGGTCGCGCCGTCGCCGTCGAGGGACACGACGAGCGCCAGGACGGCGGTGCCGACCGACACCTTCAGCGGGTCGCCCTTGACCAGCTTGAGGATCTTGCGCACGGCCGGGTCGAACAGGCCGGAGTCGATCATCAGGGCGAAGTACAGGATGGCGAACATCAGCATCACGCCGGTCGGCGCAAGCTTGGTGATGCCTTCGAGCATCATCGGGCCGATCTTCGGCGCAAAGCCGCCGAACAGCGCGAACAGGATCGGGATGATGATCAAGGCGATCAGCGCGGACAGGCGCTTGGTCATGATCAGGAACATGAACGTGATGACCATGGCGAAGCCAAGGAAAGTCAGCATGGGGATACTCCAGGCGTAGCGCGGCTAGGGAATGGGCGGACCTTGGGGATCAGCGCAGAACGGGAAGCACGGAACGTACGGGCGGAGTGACAGCGAGGAGGCGGGTTGCAGAGGACATCAGAATCACCATTGTTGTTGTTAATTGGGCCGCACGGGCGAGGTTGCGCACGCATTGGCCAGCCGGTCTGGTGCCGGCAGTGGGGGCGATCCTAATCGGGGAAGCTTTCAGCCAGCTTTCGCCGGCGAAAGCTTTGGGCGAACGGCCAACCGGCCGTCGGAAGCGGCTAGAGTCAATGGATCCGGGCACGGGAGGGAAGGGTCATGAACGAACTGCACCACGGCGGCTGCCACTGCGGACACATCCGCTATCAGATCAGCGGGCCCCTGCATGACATCGCCCACTGCCATTGCTCGATCTGCCGGCGGGTCAGCGGCGGCATCGTCACCACGTGGCTGACGGCGCCGGCGGCGCAGTTCCGCTGGCTGGCCGGCACGCCGGCGCGCTATGAGTCGTCGGACACCTGCACGCGGTTCTTCTGCCCGCAGTGCGGAGCGCAGCTGGCGCTGGCGACACGGCTGAGCCCCGAGAGCATCGACGTCACCGTCGCCACCCTCGACCACCCGGAACAGGCGCCGGCCGACCGGCACATCTGGACCGACAGCCGGCTGCCGTGGCTGCACCTGGACGAGCACTTGCCGGGGGAGCCGGAAGAAACCCTCTGATCAGAAAATGGACAGGTCCAGCGGCCGCACCGCGCCCATCCAGATCGCGTGCTCGGTGTGGTCGAGCAGGTCGTCGCCGGTGTCCGGGTGCAGGAACACCACCAGCCCCTTGCGGTTGAGCGCCAGCCACGGCAGCACATCGCCCAGCAGTTCGGGGCCGAACGCCAGTTGGCAGCTCCAGTCCGGGTGCGGGCCCACCGGGCGCTCGTGCATCCGCCCCATCGTCAGGGCAAACCGTTGCGCGGCCTGTTCGCACAACGCCCGGGCCTGGCCGATCGTGCCGGCATCGTAGTAGATGTGGGCGTGATAACCCTTGATCTGTCGCATCTGCAATCCTCTGCATCGAAATTGAAAGCCGCTCACACCGCCACCGAAGGCAACGGCAGCCCGTTCAACGACTGGGCGCTGTCGGCCTGCTCGGCCATCAGCCAGTCGACGAACCGTTGAATCAGCGCCCCACGTCGCTTGCGCGGCGGCAGCACCACGTAATAGCCGAGCCGCGACAGGGTGGTCTCGGCGATGGGCCGGCACAGCAAGCCTTGGGTCAGCAAGTTATCCACAAGGTGGCGCCAGCCGATGGCCACGCCCTGGCCGCCGATGGCCGCCTGGATCAGCAGCGTGTAGTTGTCGAAGCGCAACTGCCCCGGCGCCGGCGGGGTGGTGAGGCCGAGTTCGCGGAACAGCCCGCTCCAGTCGAACCAACGGCTGCTGTTCTCGCCCCGCAGGTGCAGCAGCGGAAACTCCAGCAACGCCGTGGGCGACAGGGGCAGGGCGCGGTCCTTGAGCAGTTGCGGGCTGCACACCGGAAACACTTCTTCGCTGAACAGCCAGTGGCTTTCGCCCTGCTTGAAGCGCCCGTCGCCGAACAGCACCGCCACATCGATGTCGGTGCGCAGCATGTTGTGGCTGCGCTCGCTGGTCACCAGGCTCACGTCCACCTGCGGGTTGGCCGCGTGGAAACGGTGCAGGCGCGGCATCAGCCAGTACGCGGCGAAGGCGAAGTCGGTGGCGACCTGCAACACCTCATGCTGCTGTTGTGCGCTGATCGCGCTCAATCCTGCGTCGATATTCTGTAAACCGAGGGCAACCTGTTCGAACAGCAACGCACCGACCTCGGTCAGGCCGATGCCCCGGTAGATCCGGTCGAACAACCGCGCGCCGAGCTGTTCCTCCAGCCGCTTGATCTGCTGGCTGACGGCCGGTTGCGTGGTGCCCAGCTCCACCGCCGCAGCGGTGAAACTGCGGTGACGGGCCGCCGCCTCGAAGGCGCGCAGCAGGTCCAGCGAAAGGTCGCCAAGGGCTTCATACATAAGCAGTGCTTATCCTAGTCATTGTTCGGCGCGGGCTTTACCGAACCGGGCACGGAATCCATGCTCAATCGCAGCAATGTCGCATAACTCTCCACTATGGAATGCCGCGATCACATGAAGCGCAAGAACATTCTTTTCATCATGGCCGATCAAATGGCCGCGCCCATGCTGCCGTTCTACGGCCCGTCGCCCGTCAAGCTGCCGAACCTCAGCCGCCTCGCCGAACAGGGCGTGGTGTTCGACGCCGCCTACTGCAACAGCCCGCTGTGCGCGCCGTCGCGCTTCACCCTGGTCAGCGGTCAGTTGCCCAGCAAGATCGGCGCCTACGACAACGCCGCCGATTTCCCCGCCGACGTCCCGACCTACGCCCATTACCTGCGCCGCCTCGGCTACCGCACCGCGCTGTCGGGCAAGATGCACTTCTGCGGCCCGGACCAGTTGCACGGCTACGAAGAACGCCTGACCAGCGACATCTACCCCGCCGACTACGGCTGGGCGGTGAACTGGGACGAGCCGGGCGTGCGCCCCAGCTGGTACCACAACATGTCCTCGGTGCTGCAGGCCGGGCCGTGCGTGCGCACCAACCAGCTCGATTTCGACGAAGAAGTGGTGTTCAAGGCCCGGCAGTACCTGTACGACCATGTCCGCGAGGACGGCGACCGGCCGTTCTGCCTGACCGTGTCGATGACCCACCCGCACGACCCGTACACGATTCCCAAGGCATTCTGGGACCTGTACGACAATGCCGACATCCCGCTTCCGGCCACCCCGGAACAACATTCGCTCGATCCGCATTCCCAACGCCTGCTCAAGGTCTACGACCTGTGGGACAAGCCGCTGCCTGTGGATAAGATCCGTGACGCGCGCCGGGCCTACTTCGGTGCGTGCAGCTACATCGACGACAACGTCGGCAAACTCCTGCAGACCCTGGAGGAAACCGGGCTGGCCGACGACACCGTCATCGTGTTCTCCGGCGACCACGGCGACATGCTCGGCGAGCGCGGTCTCTGGTACAAAATGCACTGGTTCGAGATGGCCGCCCGGGTGCCGCTGCTGGTCAGCGCCCCCGGCCAATTCGGCGCCCGCCGCGTCAGCGCCGCCGTGTCCACCGCCGACCTGCTGCCGACGTTCGTCGAACTGGCCGGCGGCAGCCTGGAACCCGGGCTGCCGCTGGACGGCCGGTCACTGGTGCCGCACCTGCAAGGGCAGGGCGGGCACGACGAAGCGTTCGGCGAGTACATGGCCGAAGGCACGGTGGGCCCGCTGATGATGATCCGGCGCGGTGCCTACAAGTTTATCTACAGTGAAGACGACCCTTGCCTGCTGTTTGACGTGGACAACGACCCGCGTGAACAGGAGGAACTCAGCCATTCACCGCAACATCGCCAGTTGTTCGACGATTTTCTCGCCGAGGCGCGGGCCCGCTGGGACATCCCGGCGATCCGCCGGGACGTGCTCGCCAGCCAGCGCCGGCGGCGCTTCGTCGCCGGGGCGCTGACACTCGGCACACTCAAGAGCTGGGATCACCAGCCGCTGGTGGACGCCAGCCAGCAGTACATGCGCAACCACATCGACCTCGATGACCTGGAGCGCAAGGCCCGTTATCCACAACCCTGCCAAAACCAATAACGCAAAGGGGAAGTCCATGGTCAAGTTATCCACAATCGTGACGGTCGGCCTGCTCGCGCTGGGCAGCGCCCAGGCCTGGGCCGAGGCAAGCTGCGAAACCGTGAAGATGGCCGACCCCGGCTGGAGCGACATCGCCGCCACCAACGCCATCACCGGGTTCCTGCTGGACGGCATGGGCTACAAGCCCAAGGTCGACACCCTCGCGGTGCCGATCACCTTCGGCGGCCTGAAGGACGGCCAGGTCGATGTGTTCCTCGGCAACTGGATGCCGGCGCAGCAGGGGTTCTACGACAAGTTCGTGGCCACCGGCGACGTCACCC
This Pseudomonas ekonensis DNA region includes the following protein-coding sequences:
- the betC gene encoding choline-sulfatase; the encoded protein is MKRKNILFIMADQMAAPMLPFYGPSPVKLPNLSRLAEQGVVFDAAYCNSPLCAPSRFTLVSGQLPSKIGAYDNAADFPADVPTYAHYLRRLGYRTALSGKMHFCGPDQLHGYEERLTSDIYPADYGWAVNWDEPGVRPSWYHNMSSVLQAGPCVRTNQLDFDEEVVFKARQYLYDHVREDGDRPFCLTVSMTHPHDPYTIPKAFWDLYDNADIPLPATPEQHSLDPHSQRLLKVYDLWDKPLPVDKIRDARRAYFGACSYIDDNVGKLLQTLEETGLADDTVIVFSGDHGDMLGERGLWYKMHWFEMAARVPLLVSAPGQFGARRVSAAVSTADLLPTFVELAGGSLEPGLPLDGRSLVPHLQGQGGHDEAFGEYMAEGTVGPLMMIRRGAYKFIYSEDDPCLLFDVDNDPREQEELSHSPQHRQLFDDFLAEARARWDIPAIRRDVLASQRRRRFVAGALTLGTLKSWDHQPLVDASQQYMRNHIDLDDLERKARYPQPCQNQ
- a CDS encoding TerC family protein, whose amino-acid sequence is MEWLTNPEIWVAFFTLTALEIVLGIDNIIMISILVSRMPKHMQARTRIFGLGLAMITRILLLLSITWVMRLTADLFVVFGQGISGRDLILFFGGLFLLWKSSQEMYHALEGEDESDDAPSGKGGNFFYTIIQIAIIDIVFSLDSVITAVGMVSHVPVMVAAIVVAVLVMMLASGKISEFIDKHPSLKMLALSFLLVVGTVLIAEAFDVHVPKGYVYFAMAFSLAVEAINIKMRGAIARKKQQQAPVKLRKDVPGQ
- a CDS encoding CitMHS family transporter, producing the protein MLTFLGFAMVITFMFLIMTKRLSALIALIIIPILFALFGGFAPKIGPMMLEGITKLAPTGVMLMFAILYFALMIDSGLFDPAVRKILKLVKGDPLKVSVGTAVLALVVSLDGDGATTYMICVAAMLPLYSRIGMSPRIMAGLIILAGGVMNMTPWGGPTARAASALHVDPSDIFVPMIPAMAAGVVAILVIAYFYGKRERARLGELHLVGDEIDHSEISVSQFPDARRPKLIWFNGLLTLALMCTLIAGLLPLPVLFMVAFSIAMIVNYPCLQQQKDRVAAHAGSVLSVVSLIFAAGIFTGILSGTGMVDAMSKSLLAVIPDFLGPYLAVITALVSMPFTFFMSNDAFYYGVLPVLSEAASHYGITAVEMARASIVGQPVHLLSPLVPSTYLLVALAGIEFGDHQRFTLKWAVLVCLCILAAALLLGTFPLFSTL
- a CDS encoding choline sulfate utilization transcriptional regulator, whose protein sequence is MYEALGDLSLDLLRAFEAAARHRSFTAAAVELGTTQPAVSQQIKRLEEQLGARLFDRIYRGIGLTEVGALLFEQVALGLQNIDAGLSAISAQQQHEVLQVATDFAFAAYWLMPRLHRFHAANPQVDVSLVTSERSHNMLRTDIDVAVLFGDGRFKQGESHWLFSEEVFPVCSPQLLKDRALPLSPTALLEFPLLHLRGENSSRWFDWSGLFRELGLTTPPAPGQLRFDNYTLLIQAAIGGQGVAIGWRHLVDNLLTQGLLCRPIAETTLSRLGYYVVLPPRKRRGALIQRFVDWLMAEQADSAQSLNGLPLPSVAV
- a CDS encoding DOPA 4,5-dioxygenase family protein codes for the protein MRQIKGYHAHIYYDAGTIGQARALCEQAAQRFALTMGRMHERPVGPHPDWSCQLAFGPELLGDVLPWLALNRKGLVVFLHPDTGDDLLDHTEHAIWMGAVRPLDLSIF
- a CDS encoding GFA family protein, which encodes MNELHHGGCHCGHIRYQISGPLHDIAHCHCSICRRVSGGIVTTWLTAPAAQFRWLAGTPARYESSDTCTRFFCPQCGAQLALATRLSPESIDVTVATLDHPEQAPADRHIWTDSRLPWLHLDEHLPGEPEETL